The genomic DNA CACCCGGCGCGCTTCCTCCGAGGTCACCTGCGGCAGGCGCACGAAGGCGTGCACGATCCCGGCATTGTTGACGGCAATGTCCAGCCGGCCGAACTTTTCGACGGCCAGCTTCACAAGATCCTCCGAGAGCCTCTCGTCGGCAATGTTGCCGGCAAGGAACGCGGTTTCGGCGCCGAGCGTCGCCGCGAAATCGCCGAGCGCCGTTTCGTCGAGGTCGGAAAGGACAAGCCGCGCGCCTTCAGCGGCGAAGGCTTTGGCGGCGCCGCTGCCGAGGCCGCCGGTCGCACCGGTTATCAGCACGGTCGCTCCATCGAAACGGCCCATCGCTCAGCTCTCCGCGTTTTCAAGTCTTCTTGTCGATCAGGTCCACCGCCAGCGCGGCGAGCAGCTTCACCGCTTCGCCGTAGGTCTTTGCCTTTTCCGGGTTGGAGGCGTTGCCGTCCAGCGCGCGGCGGTAGACACCCTGGCAGATCGCCGCCAGCCGGAAGAAGGAGAAGGCAAGGAAGAAGGTCCATTTGCCGATGCCCTCGATGTCGCGCCGGCGGCAATAGGCGGCGACATAGGCTTCCTCGGAGGGCAGGCCGAGCGTGGCGCGGTCGACGCCGCCAAGGCCACGAAAGCCGGACGCGTGCGGCAGCCGCCATTGCATGCATTGATAGGCGAGGTCGGCAAAGGGATGGCCGAGCGTCGACAGTTCCCAGTCGAGCACGGCGATGACCTTCGGCTCATCCTTGGCGAAGATCATGTTGTCCAGCCGGTAGTCGCCATGCACCAGCGAGACCCGGCCGTCATCGGCCGGCATGTGCGTCTCGAGCCAGGCGATCAGCCGGTCCATGTCGGCAATTGTTTCGGTTTCCGAGGCGCGGTACTGGCTGGTCCAGCGGGCGAACTGGCGTTCGAAATAGCTGCCGGGCTTGCCGAAATCGCCAAGTCCTACGGCCTCGACATCGACGTCGTGCAGGGCGGCGAGCGTCGCATTCATGGCGTCGTAGATCGCGGCGCGCTCGTCATTGCCGGGTGCCTCCGGCAAGGACGGATCCCAGAAGATGCGCCCGTCGAGGAACTCCATGACATAGAACATGCGGCCGATCGGCGATTCTTCCCTGGAGAGATGCAGCATGCGCGGCACCGGCACGGCAGTGCCGGCAAGCGCTCGCATCACCCGGAACTCGCGGTCGACCTGGTGCGCCGATTTCAAAAGCTGACCCGGCGGCTTGGCGCGCAGCACGTACCGGCCGCTTGCGGCTGTCAGGAGATAGGTCGGGTTCGACTGTCCGGACTTGAATTTCTCGATCGCGGAAAGTCCGGCAAAACCGGGGACATGCGCTTCAAGGTAAGGCGCAAGCGCCGCCCTGTCGAGCGCGAGCGCCGACTTGTCGAGCGCGAGCGCCAACTTGTCGAGCGCAAGCGCCGATTTATCCAGCGCGTTGGCGTCGCCGCTCATGCGGTCTCTGGCTGGCGTTCGATCAGCGTCAGCGTCAGCCAGCGCGCGGTGAGCGCCGGCTTCTTCGACCCCTCGATCTCGATGGTCACGTCATGCGCCGTCTGCACCCAGCCCGAGGGCCTGACCTTGACATCGGCCAGCACGAAGCGGGTGCGGATGCGCGAGCCGGTCTTCACTGGCGTCAGGAAGCGCAGCGTGTCGAAGCCGTGGTTGACGCCCATTTTGGTGTTCTCGATCGGCGGCATGGTCTCGAAGGTCATCGCCGACAGAAGCGACAGCGAAAGGAAACCGTGTGCGATGGTGCCGCCGAACGGCGTCTCGCGCGCGGCGCGCTCCGGATCGCAATGAATGAACTGATGATCGTCGGTGGCGTCGGCGAACTGGTCGATCATGCGCTGCGTCACCGTGCGCCAGGGCGACACGCCGACTTCCTTGCCGACGCTGGCCAGAAGCGTATCGAGACTGATCGGTTCCACGCTGATGTCCTCCGCACCCCGCCCGGATCGCGATTGCCTGAACCGGGCGCCTTCATTCCTTGAACAACGTCATCCCGTGCTGCACCGACTGGCCGCCGTCGATCGGCAGGATGGCGCCGGTGACATAGCTGCCGGCACGGCTGCACAAATAGAGCGTTGCGCCGGCAATGTCATCCGCCACACCGATGCGGCCGAGCGGAACATGGTTACCGACATGTTTCGCCTGTTCCTCGGTGGCGGTGGCAAAAGCCGTCATGCGGCTCTGGAAGGGGCCGGGCGCAAAGGCATTGACGGTGATGCGGCGGGCGGCGAACTCGAGCGCCAGCGTGCGTGTCAGGTGATGCACCGCGGCCTTTGAGGCGGTGTAGGAATAGGCGTCGTCGGCAAGCGGCTGAGTGCCCATCACCGAGCCCAGATTGATCACGCGGGCCGGGTCCTCGTCGCTTGCGGCGGCGTCGAGCAGCGGCAAAAGCTCCCGCGTCAGGTGGAAGACGGCGGTGACGTTGACGCCGAACACCTTGGCCCAGGCGTGATAGGGAAACTCCTCCAGCGGCGCGCCCCAGGAAATGCCGGCATTGTTGACCAGGATGTGCAGACGGTCCGTGCGCACTTTCACCTCGGCGACCAACGCGGCGATGCCCGCTTCGCTGGAAACGTCGCCGGCAAAACCCTCGGCCCGGCCGGAGCCGCCAAGCGCATTCAATTCGTTGGCGACCTTCACACAGTCCTCGCCCTTGCGCGAGGCGATCATCACGGTGGCGCCGGCCCGCACCAGTCCGGTCGCGACCATGCGGCCGATGCCCGTCGCGGCACCGGTCACCAGCGCTGTCTTGCCGGCGACCGAGAACAGCTTGTCGAGATAGCTCATCGCATTCCTCCCACGTGCGTCTCGGCCGGAACCGAAGGACTCGCGTTGACAAGGCTAGCCGAAGTACGGTCATCCTTGCCACGGGTAAAGAAGCGAAAGGGCCGGAACCGATGGCGGACATGAATCTCGGCATGAGCGAGCGGCTGAAGCCGATCCATCAGCGCGTCGCCGCGATGGTGCGCGACGAGATTGCGCCGCTCAGCGAGGCGTTTCTCGCCGAAGTCGGCAGGAACGGCGACCGCTGGACCTACACGGCCAGACAGACCGAGATCCTTGAAGGCTTGAAGAAGACGGCGCGGGAGCGGGGCCTATGGAATTTCTGGCTCACCGATTCCAAGCGCGGCTACGGCCTGTCGACTGTCGAATACGCCTATCTGGCGGAGGAGATGGGCAAGGCGCATCTCGGCGCCGAGACCTTCAACTGCTCGGCCCCCGACACCGGCAACATGGAGGTGCTGGAACGCTACGGCTCGGAAGAGCATAAGCGACAATGGCTGGAGCCGCTGCTCGACGGCAGGATCCGCTCCGCCTACCTGATGACCGAGCCGGATGTCGCCTCATCGGACGCCACCAACATTTCGATGCGCTGCGAGCGGCGCGGCGACGACTATGTGCTCAACGGCGAGAAATGGTGGGCGTCCGGCGCCGGCGATCCGCGCTGCGCCATCTACATCGTGATGGTCAGGACGGGTTCGGACGAAGAGCCGCAGCATCGCCGGCATTCGATGATCCTGGTGCCAGCGGGCAGCAAAGGCGTGACCAAGCTCCGGGCCATGCAGGTCTATGGCGAGGACGACGCGCCGCACGGCCATATGCATCTGAGGTTCGAGGATGTGCGGGTGCCGGCGGCGAACCTGATCCTCGGCGAGGGCAGCGGGTTCGAGATCGCGCAGGGGCGGTTGGGGCCAGGCCGCATCCATCACTGCATGCGCGCCATCGGCCAGGCCGAGATGGCGTTGGAGATGCTCTGTCAACGCTCGGTGCGGCGCGAGGCCTTTGGCCAGTCGCTGGCCAAGC from Mesorhizobium sp. M1E.F.Ca.ET.045.02.1.1 includes the following:
- a CDS encoding phosphotransferase family protein yields the protein MSGDANALDKSALALDKLALALDKSALALDRAALAPYLEAHVPGFAGLSAIEKFKSGQSNPTYLLTAASGRYVLRAKPPGQLLKSAHQVDREFRVMRALAGTAVPVPRMLHLSREESPIGRMFYVMEFLDGRIFWDPSLPEAPGNDERAAIYDAMNATLAALHDVDVEAVGLGDFGKPGSYFERQFARWTSQYRASETETIADMDRLIAWLETHMPADDGRVSLVHGDYRLDNMIFAKDEPKVIAVLDWELSTLGHPFADLAYQCMQWRLPHASGFRGLGGVDRATLGLPSEEAYVAAYCRRRDIEGIGKWTFFLAFSFFRLAAICQGVYRRALDGNASNPEKAKTYGEAVKLLAALAVDLIDKKT
- a CDS encoding MaoC family dehydratase, giving the protein MSVEPISLDTLLASVGKEVGVSPWRTVTQRMIDQFADATDDHQFIHCDPERAARETPFGGTIAHGFLSLSLLSAMTFETMPPIENTKMGVNHGFDTLRFLTPVKTGSRIRTRFVLADVKVRPSGWVQTAHDVTIEIEGSKKPALTARWLTLTLIERQPETA
- a CDS encoding SDR family oxidoreductase; the encoded protein is MSYLDKLFSVAGKTALVTGAATGIGRMVATGLVRAGATVMIASRKGEDCVKVANELNALGGSGRAEGFAGDVSSEAGIAALVAEVKVRTDRLHILVNNAGISWGAPLEEFPYHAWAKVFGVNVTAVFHLTRELLPLLDAAASDEDPARVINLGSVMGTQPLADDAYSYTASKAAVHHLTRTLALEFAARRITVNAFAPGPFQSRMTAFATATEEQAKHVGNHVPLGRIGVADDIAGATLYLCSRAGSYVTGAILPIDGGQSVQHGMTLFKE
- a CDS encoding acyl-CoA dehydrogenase family protein, coding for MADMNLGMSERLKPIHQRVAAMVRDEIAPLSEAFLAEVGRNGDRWTYTARQTEILEGLKKTARERGLWNFWLTDSKRGYGLSTVEYAYLAEEMGKAHLGAETFNCSAPDTGNMEVLERYGSEEHKRQWLEPLLDGRIRSAYLMTEPDVASSDATNISMRCERRGDDYVLNGEKWWASGAGDPRCAIYIVMVRTGSDEEPQHRRHSMILVPAGSKGVTKLRAMQVYGEDDAPHGHMHLRFEDVRVPAANLILGEGSGFEIAQGRLGPGRIHHCMRAIGQAEMALEMLCQRSVRREAFGQSLAKLGANFDIIAECRMEIEMARLLCLKAAWMIDQGDARAAAPWISQIKVVAPRVALKVTDEAVQMFGAQGISQDTPLARSWTHLRTLRLADGPDAVHRRQVARTELKKYTQEKV